The Metallosphaera hakonensis JCM 8857 = DSM 7519 genome includes the window TTCGCTTCCAGCTATTTTCAGGGGAATTGGAATCAATCCCTTTAATTCATTTCAATATCTTCTTTGGATATTGTTTGGGTACAGTATCGTGTCAGCGATCTTGGTTGTAAATGTTGGTAGAATATCAGACATATTTGGAAGGGTTAGGATGTACAATTTGGGTTTCGCTATCTTCACTATTGGTTCGGTTCTACTTTATCTCACGCCTGGTAAAGGCGATGTTGCTGCCCTACAGCTAGTTATTTATAGGGTGGTTCAGGCAATTGGAGGCTCCTTTCTTATGGCTAACAGCGCTGCCATTTTATCAGAGGCCTTTCCCGCAAAGGAGAGGGGTTTCGCCTTGGGACTCAACGGTGTCATTGGTATTTTCGGAGGAGTGGCTGGGATCATTATTGGAGGAATCTTAGCATCGGTTTACTGGAGAGATGTTTTTCTAGTGAATGTTCCCATTGGTATCCTAGGAACAATTTGGTCCGTAAGGTCCTTGAAGCAATTGAGTAAACCAGATAGGAACCAAAAGGTTGACGTTCCAGGCAATCTCCTATTCGCCTTGTCCTTGATCTTAATCCTTGTTGGGATAACTTACGGGATCCTTCCCTACGGCAATCAGGTAACCGGGTGGACTAATCCATACGTTATATCATCAATATTGGCTGGATTAGCTCTCCTGGGAACTTTCTTCTTCGTGGAGAGTAAGGTGAGGGATCCAATGTTCAGGCTGGAGCTATTTAAGATCAGGGCATTCTCCATGGCATCCTTCGCCATAATTCTGGCTCAACTGGCTTTCGGTGGCTTGCAACTAATGCTGGTACTCCTTCTCCAGGCTATATGGTTACCGCTCCACGGTTACAGCTATCAGGTAACGCCTTTCTGGGCCGGTATATATCTTCTACCATTATTGGCCGGTTTCGGGATCATGGGGTCCATAGCTGGGAAACTATCGGATAGGTACGGGGCTAGGACATTAGCAACGGTAGGCTTAGCTATACTTGGGGCTGGACTTCTCTTTCTGACAACTCTTCCCTATAATTTCAACTACCTCGAGTTCGCAACGATAATATTCATCTTGGGAATAGGGAATGGTCTATTCGTTTCCCCAAACACGGCCTCTCTGATGAACGCATCGCCTCCGCGCCATAGAGGCTCAGCCTCGGGAATTAGGGCAATGCTCACTAACACAGGAAGCACCCTAAGCATTGGAATCTTCTTCACCATAGTGATTGAGGTACTTTACCTGGTCTTGCCGAGCACACTGAGCTCAGCCTTGACTTCTGCAGGAGCGGCACAGCTGATTCCCTATATGACCAAGATACCTCCAACTGCAGCCATATTCGCTGCGTTCCTTGGTTACAACCCGGTCTCTGCAATATTGGGGCAACTTCCTTCTGAAGTCGCATCTTCAATTCCTGCCTCGGTCATCTCTACCATTACCGCTAACACCTGGTTTCCAAACGTGATTGCTCCAGCGTTCATGCAAGCTTTAAGGACAGCGTTCCTCACTGCCTCTTTCCTCTCCTTCGCAGCTGCAGTGATCTCGGCCCTGAGAGGAAAGACAGTAATCTACGAGGAGAGAGTAGTCGCCACAGATCGACGGGAGAAACGAACTCCTGTTTAATTCTGGATATGATTATTTTCCACGGAATACATCAACTTTTTCCTGAAGAATAGTTAACATTAGAATGAGAGTCTATTCCGCATAAAAATCATTTGAACGAATCGTAAAAAGCCATAGGAGAGGTTATCTAGGGCTATTCAGGTTCTTCTCGTGAATTGTAATAATGAATAAGATGGATCCAACAAAGCAAGTTGTTAAGCGTTATCCACACAGTCACTACGGTAGTATTCAATTAAATTCATTACAATTCTTTAAATAAACTGAACTCTGAATGGACGTCTTAATTCCTTGTCATTTAATCCCATAGGGGTTTTCTATACCACCTATTAATTATTCATGGTCACTCACTTGAAGATAACGTCGAGAGGAGAAGTTTCTCCGTAATCCAAGATTTCAATGTTCCCTCGGTGCAAAAGTGTATTTGCAAAACCATTTTAATTTTCATACCTACAATACCCCATGGAATGTATAACGCTGACCAACGTAGTGAAGAGATTTGGAATCACTTACGCCTTGAATGGTCTCACCTTCTCCATCCCCTGTGGGGGTAGATACTCCTTGCTTGGGCCCAACGGTGCTGGGAAGTCTACAACCATGAAGATTCTTGCAGGACTGATCAGGCAAGATAACGGCGAAGTGTTAATCAGTGGGATGAAGCCGGGAACTAAGGAGGTCAAGAAGATATTAGCCTATCTTCCTGAGGATCCTGTTCCATACCGTATACTCACAGTGAGGGAGAACCTAGAGTACTTCGCATCCCTGAGAGGTATCCCAGATCCCAGGAGGAAAGCGGAGGATATGATAGATCTCTTCGGACTCAGGGAGTTTGA containing:
- a CDS encoding ABC transporter ATP-binding protein encodes the protein MECITLTNVVKRFGITYALNGLTFSIPCGGRYSLLGPNGAGKSTTMKILAGLIRQDNGEVLISGMKPGTKEVKKILAYLPEDPVPYRILTVRENLEYFASLRGIPDPRRKAEDMIDLFGLREFERTQAGKLSRGNQQKLSLALVLLHDPEIVLLDEPLNYLDIPTQERIINILKGMNSTFLVSTHIMSIASRLTDHVIMISRGRVIWAGSISDLRALGHEDEPIESVVSRMMSNDG
- a CDS encoding MFS transporter — protein: MVQYKWVALSNTSLGVFMGFMNANIVLISLPAIFRGIGINPFNSFQYLLWILFGYSIVSAILVVNVGRISDIFGRVRMYNLGFAIFTIGSVLLYLTPGKGDVAALQLVIYRVVQAIGGSFLMANSAAILSEAFPAKERGFALGLNGVIGIFGGVAGIIIGGILASVYWRDVFLVNVPIGILGTIWSVRSLKQLSKPDRNQKVDVPGNLLFALSLILILVGITYGILPYGNQVTGWTNPYVISSILAGLALLGTFFFVESKVRDPMFRLELFKIRAFSMASFAIILAQLAFGGLQLMLVLLLQAIWLPLHGYSYQVTPFWAGIYLLPLLAGFGIMGSIAGKLSDRYGARTLATVGLAILGAGLLFLTTLPYNFNYLEFATIIFILGIGNGLFVSPNTASLMNASPPRHRGSASGIRAMLTNTGSTLSIGIFFTIVIEVLYLVLPSTLSSALTSAGAAQLIPYMTKIPPTAAIFAAFLGYNPVSAILGQLPSEVASSIPASVISTITANTWFPNVIAPAFMQALRTAFLTASFLSFAAAVISALRGKTVIYEERVVATDRREKRTPV